From one Nonomuraea polychroma genomic stretch:
- a CDS encoding maleylpyruvate isomerase family mycothiol-dependent enzyme, whose amino-acid sequence MAEDLLRDYDPFDIFDAEAARLDRFFGGLGESGWRRPSRCAGWSVRDVLAHLAGEEAYNHACLDGTVQELMDRLADEGVSGFNDFNEWCVRERRDLPVEEVLEEWRVKNGETRRRMRELGRDAMLDTMAGPYPNGLQAFHYDSEYATHADDVGAPVSEDEADDRTFWRVAVGRFVLAEQDAKVQVEQTAEYMWVALDGITATLSYPEFVEATVGRVPDSHGLDPRITAALRCLA is encoded by the coding sequence ATGGCTGAGGACCTGCTCAGAGACTATGACCCGTTCGACATCTTCGACGCCGAGGCGGCCAGGCTCGACCGGTTCTTCGGCGGCCTCGGCGAGAGCGGGTGGAGGCGGCCGTCCCGCTGCGCGGGCTGGTCGGTCCGCGACGTGCTGGCGCATCTGGCGGGCGAGGAGGCGTACAACCACGCCTGCCTGGACGGGACCGTGCAGGAGCTGATGGACCGGCTGGCCGACGAGGGCGTGAGCGGGTTCAACGACTTCAACGAGTGGTGCGTGCGCGAACGCCGCGACCTTCCCGTCGAAGAGGTGCTGGAGGAGTGGCGGGTCAAGAACGGCGAGACGCGGCGGCGCATGCGGGAGCTCGGCCGCGACGCCATGCTCGACACGATGGCCGGGCCGTACCCCAACGGGTTGCAGGCCTTCCACTACGACTCCGAGTACGCCACCCACGCCGACGACGTCGGCGCGCCCGTGTCCGAGGACGAGGCCGACGACAGGACGTTCTGGCGGGTGGCGGTGGGGCGGTTCGTGCTGGCGGAGCAGGACGCCAAGGTGCAGGTCGAGCAGACGGCCGAGTACATGTGGGTGGCGCTGGACGGCATCACGGCGACGCTGTCGTACCCGGAGTTCGTGGAGGCCACGGTCGGGCGGGTGCCGGACTCGCACGGGCTCGACCCGCGCATCACCGCGGCCCTGAGGTGCCTGGCCTGA
- a CDS encoding DUF4344 domain-containing metallopeptidase, with translation MPHSLLALVLTSTLGAAPAPDLTVRYEPPGSPRAELARKVLKESEALKTRIKLPKPVEVVARDCDKPSATWDGAERRITICYSLVGEVRRTLIGISQTEEADARATDRRVDGALTALFHHQLGRALGAMNGLPDSEARADQFAALTLASDAPKRVPAAAEARHLLASHAGLGRLSGQEESATFACLLYGADPARHARIAKGGWVPAARAPFCADEYKRVRSAIGAMAPVKAGT, from the coding sequence ATGCCGCATTCCCTCCTCGCCCTCGTCCTGACGAGCACGCTGGGAGCGGCCCCTGCACCCGACCTGACCGTGCGGTACGAGCCCCCCGGCTCGCCCCGCGCCGAGCTGGCCAGGAAGGTGTTGAAGGAGAGCGAGGCGCTGAAGACCAGGATCAAACTGCCCAAGCCGGTCGAGGTCGTCGCCCGCGACTGCGACAAGCCGTCGGCCACGTGGGACGGCGCGGAACGCCGGATCACGATCTGCTACTCCCTCGTCGGCGAGGTCCGCCGCACGCTGATCGGGATCTCGCAGACCGAGGAGGCCGACGCGCGCGCCACGGACCGCCGTGTCGACGGCGCGCTGACCGCGCTCTTCCACCACCAGCTCGGGCGGGCCCTGGGCGCCATGAACGGCCTGCCCGACAGCGAGGCGCGGGCCGACCAGTTCGCCGCGCTGACGCTCGCCTCGGACGCGCCGAAGCGGGTGCCGGCCGCCGCCGAGGCCCGCCACCTGCTCGCCAGTCATGCCGGACTCGGCCGCCTCTCGGGGCAGGAGGAGTCCGCCACGTTCGCCTGCCTGCTGTACGGCGCCGACCCCGCCAGGCACGCCCGCATCGCCAAGGGCGGCTGGGTTCCCGCCGCACGCGCTCCGTTCTGCGCCGACGAGTACAAGCGGGTCAGGTCGGCCATCGGTGCCATGGCCCCAGTGAAAGCCGGCACGTAG
- a CDS encoding PfkB family carbohydrate kinase, which translates to MTDVYTLGEPLGVVSSGRVRHESEARLDVCGPEFTLAVALARLGHSCAYLGKVGDDELGARALTVLRGEGVDVADMRVSEGLRTGLLLRESRVARDLKVTHYRTGSAGSRLAPGNVPIDRIGASKMLHVTGLTAGLGIDALDAVRAAVSAARNAEVMISFAVEYVPELWPSVREAEETLSELACAAHLLFLRQDELDLVKPALTPEREVVVDRGAKGASVRADRMRYDVQGWQVPIVDTAGAGEAFAAGYISAALDGLTPQERLYRGALLSAAAVTSVSDWQGLPTRAEL; encoded by the coding sequence ATGACCGACGTCTACACGCTGGGCGAGCCGCTCGGCGTCGTCTCCAGCGGCCGGGTTCGCCACGAGAGCGAGGCCAGGCTGGATGTGTGCGGGCCGGAGTTCACGCTGGCCGTGGCGCTGGCCAGGCTCGGTCACTCGTGCGCGTACCTGGGCAAGGTCGGCGACGACGAACTGGGCGCCAGGGCGCTCACCGTGCTCAGGGGCGAGGGCGTGGACGTGGCGGACATGCGCGTGTCCGAGGGGCTGCGCACGGGGCTGCTGCTCAGGGAGAGCCGGGTGGCCCGCGACCTCAAGGTCACGCACTACCGCACCGGCTCGGCCGGGTCGCGGCTCGCGCCCGGCAACGTGCCCATCGACCGGATAGGCGCGTCGAAGATGTTGCACGTCACCGGCCTCACCGCCGGCCTCGGCATAGACGCGCTGGACGCCGTACGCGCCGCCGTCAGCGCCGCCAGGAACGCCGAGGTGATGATCTCCTTCGCCGTCGAGTACGTCCCCGAGTTGTGGCCGTCGGTACGCGAGGCCGAGGAGACCCTCAGCGAGCTGGCCTGCGCCGCGCATCTGCTCTTCCTTCGCCAGGACGAGCTCGACCTCGTCAAGCCGGCCCTCACGCCGGAGCGGGAGGTCGTCGTGGACCGCGGCGCCAAGGGGGCCAGCGTGCGGGCGGATCGGATGCGCTACGACGTCCAAGGTTGGCAGGTGCCGATCGTGGACACCGCGGGCGCGGGGGAGGCGTTCGCCGCGGGCTACATCAGCGCCGCCCTGGACGGTCTCACCCCGCAGGAACGCCTGTACCGCGGGGCGCTGCTGAGCGCCGCCGCGGTGACCAGCGTGAGCGACTGGCAGGGGTTGCCCACCAGGGCCGAGCTCTAG